From Dethiobacter alkaliphilus AHT 1, one genomic window encodes:
- the pnpS gene encoding two-component system histidine kinase PnpS → MKSNIFSKLLTTYLVIILITLFVVSLFLTQLFQTYFYNARERELRIQGEQVSGIIANEIAGFQDPRITNYLMLSLQSFLDAELHYLWREELLLASCPGFEETGLRVRLTDDELSQVMQGQSISKRIFLPGTNEQVVTVAVPTMVMNEVVGGIFLNAPLTGISDTVGQMRQMILYAGALATLLSMIVGFFMSKSISLPLQQMNRAALEVADGNYQQQVEVASSDEVGQLAHTFNYMSSTLQQTVEDLSHEKSKLENIMLSMNEGVMAIDGQGKVILANPQARSLLKLSETDLTGKEISSLLPQEEMNQLFMDVIASSEVHSAEYQVFGGKVLSLQIAPLYRNNQTWGAVGILQDVTEVRHLEQMRRDFVANVSHELRTPMTSIQGFVEALLDGLAEDKESQDRYLNVILDETVRLNRLVSDLLDLSRLEKGEVGWPMETIELKPLFADVASKLQPQVAKQELSVDIDTPENISAVTGNRDRIQQVLINLLGNAISFTPPGGKITLSAKDVGDKVEVQVTDTGMGIPPEEQDKIWERFHKVDKARTRSFGGTGLGLSIVKQIVDAHGGDVGLESTPGKGSTFYFTLKKA, encoded by the coding sequence ATGAAATCCAACATCTTCAGCAAACTGCTAACGACATATTTGGTGATCATTCTGATCACCTTATTTGTTGTTAGCCTTTTTCTTACCCAGCTTTTTCAGACATACTTTTATAATGCCCGGGAAAGGGAACTGCGCATCCAGGGTGAACAGGTTTCCGGAATTATTGCCAATGAAATTGCTGGTTTTCAGGATCCCCGGATTACTAATTATCTTATGTTAAGTCTGCAGAGTTTTCTCGACGCAGAGCTGCATTATTTGTGGCGAGAAGAACTGCTTCTGGCCTCTTGTCCAGGTTTTGAAGAAACCGGTTTGCGTGTGCGCCTCACCGATGATGAGTTGTCGCAGGTTATGCAGGGCCAGTCTATCTCTAAAAGAATATTTTTGCCCGGCACAAATGAGCAGGTGGTTACGGTAGCTGTTCCCACAATGGTTATGAACGAAGTGGTGGGCGGTATTTTTCTTAACGCGCCTTTAACCGGAATTTCCGATACGGTGGGTCAGATGCGCCAGATGATTCTGTATGCGGGGGCACTGGCTACCCTACTGTCCATGATTGTGGGCTTCTTTATGTCCAAATCAATTTCATTGCCTCTGCAGCAGATGAACCGGGCTGCACTGGAGGTGGCGGATGGAAATTACCAGCAGCAGGTTGAGGTTGCCTCCAGCGATGAAGTGGGTCAGCTGGCCCACACCTTTAACTATATGTCCTCTACACTGCAGCAAACGGTAGAGGATTTGTCCCACGAAAAGTCTAAACTGGAAAACATCATGCTAAGTATGAATGAAGGTGTAATGGCCATTGACGGGCAGGGAAAAGTTATTCTGGCCAACCCCCAGGCCCGCTCGCTTCTCAAGCTGAGTGAAACAGATCTGACCGGCAAAGAGATAAGCTCTTTATTGCCTCAGGAAGAAATGAATCAGTTATTTATGGATGTAATTGCCAGCAGTGAAGTTCACTCCGCTGAATACCAGGTGTTTGGCGGCAAGGTCCTTTCCCTGCAAATAGCCCCTCTGTACCGGAATAATCAGACCTGGGGTGCGGTGGGTATTCTGCAGGACGTAACGGAAGTGCGTCACTTAGAACAAATGCGGCGTGATTTTGTGGCCAATGTTTCCCATGAGTTAAGGACGCCCATGACCTCTATTCAGGGCTTTGTGGAGGCGCTGCTTGACGGATTGGCTGAGGATAAAGAAAGTCAGGACCGCTACCTTAATGTAATCTTGGATGAAACGGTACGGTTAAACCGATTAGTCAGTGACCTCTTAGATCTCTCCCGCCTGGAGAAAGGGGAGGTGGGATGGCCCATGGAAACCATTGAGCTCAAGCCGTTGTTTGCCGATGTGGCATCTAAGCTGCAGCCCCAGGTTGCCAAACAGGAATTGTCGGTGGACATCGATACACCTGAAAACATTTCTGCGGTAACAGGAAACCGTGACCGGATTCAGCAGGTACTAATTAACCTGCTGGGTAACGCCATATCCTTTACACCTCCCGGTGGAAAAATAACCCTGTCTGCCAAAGATGTGGGCGATAAGGTTGAAGTTCAGGTAACCGACACCGGCATGGGTATACCTCCGGAGGAGCAGGATAAAATCTGGGAACGCTTCCATAAGGTTGATAAGGCCCGTACACGCAGCTTTGGCGGGACCGGCCTGGGATTATCCATTGTAAAACAAATTGTGGATGCCCACGGCGGCGACGTAGGACTGGAGAGTACACCCGGCAAAGGCTCCACCTTCTATTTCACTCTTAAAAAAGCATAA
- the panF gene encoding sodium/pantothenate symporter has product MADARMDVLIPLILYFIVIYALGFYSMRFVTRASHREGTGFLHEYLIGDRNMGGFVLAMTLVATYLSAGSFIGGPGAAYANGLSWVFLAMSQMPTGYFTLAVLGKKFAIVARKINAVTVTDFLKERYDNTLLVVVVSLAVVFFFIAAMSAQFIGAARLIQGSVGVPYETALAFFGISVLIYTIIGGFRAVILTDTLQGIVMTIGTTMVLVAVIVAGGGVPSIIQGMLEIDPGLISPYGPNPELTSMAWVASFWILVGFAIVGLPQVATRAMGYKDSTSLKNGIIYGTVVSMILLLGMHLLGAFGRTMVADLTGDLVVPTVTTTLFPNWVAGIILAGPLAAVMSTVDSQLLLAVGAIVNDIYANLINTKVKNTAKITFISSIVIGAIVFIASFDPPELMVWLNLYANAGLISTFLWPVILGLYWKRANTAGAFASIVTGIGSYIAFDMYWARPLGFHTIVLPLILSLAAFVIATYATPKPDQRIIKKFWGI; this is encoded by the coding sequence ATGGCTGATGCCAGGATGGATGTGCTGATTCCACTTATTCTCTACTTTATTGTGATTTATGCCCTGGGTTTCTACAGCATGAGGTTTGTCACCAGAGCCAGTCACAGAGAGGGAACCGGTTTTCTCCATGAGTACCTCATCGGTGACCGCAATATGGGCGGCTTTGTCCTGGCCATGACTCTGGTAGCTACCTATCTGAGTGCCGGTAGCTTTATCGGCGGGCCCGGTGCCGCATACGCCAATGGGCTGTCCTGGGTCTTTCTGGCCATGTCGCAAATGCCCACCGGCTATTTTACTCTGGCGGTTTTGGGTAAGAAGTTTGCAATAGTTGCCCGCAAGATTAATGCCGTGACCGTTACTGATTTTCTAAAAGAGCGCTATGATAACACGCTGTTGGTTGTGGTGGTGTCTTTGGCTGTAGTCTTCTTTTTTATAGCCGCCATGAGTGCGCAGTTCATAGGCGCCGCCCGCCTGATTCAGGGCTCCGTTGGTGTTCCTTACGAAACGGCCCTGGCGTTTTTCGGTATTTCTGTGCTAATCTATACCATTATCGGCGGTTTTCGGGCCGTTATTCTCACCGATACGCTGCAGGGGATTGTCATGACTATCGGCACCACCATGGTGCTGGTGGCGGTAATTGTTGCCGGCGGAGGGGTGCCAAGTATCATTCAGGGAATGTTAGAGATTGACCCCGGATTAATTTCCCCGTATGGACCGAACCCGGAACTCACCAGTATGGCTTGGGTAGCTTCCTTTTGGATCCTTGTTGGTTTTGCCATTGTTGGTTTGCCTCAGGTTGCAACCCGGGCCATGGGCTACAAAGACAGCACCAGCCTGAAAAACGGGATTATATATGGTACTGTGGTCTCCATGATTCTCCTGTTGGGCATGCATTTACTGGGCGCATTTGGCCGCACAATGGTTGCGGATTTGACCGGGGACCTGGTGGTTCCTACAGTAACCACCACGTTGTTTCCCAACTGGGTTGCCGGTATTATTTTGGCCGGGCCGCTGGCCGCTGTAATGTCCACGGTGGATTCTCAGCTTCTTCTGGCGGTGGGTGCCATTGTCAATGATATTTACGCCAACCTGATAAATACCAAAGTCAAGAATACAGCAAAAATCACTTTTATCAGTTCCATTGTAATCGGAGCCATTGTTTTTATCGCCTCCTTTGACCCACCGGAACTGATGGTCTGGCTAAACCTGTACGCCAACGCCGGCCTGATCTCAACGTTTCTGTGGCCGGTAATACTGGGGCTGTACTGGAAGCGGGCCAACACCGCCGGTGCTTTTGCCTCCATCGTTACCGGCATCGGCTCCTACATTGCCTTTGATATGTACTGGGCGAGGCCGCTGGGCTTTCATACCATTGTCTTACCCCTGATATTGTCTCTGGCTGCTTTTGTTATCGCCACCTATGCAACGCCAAAACCAGATCAGCGTATAATAAAAAAATTCTGGGGAATCTAG
- a CDS encoding sodium:solute symporter family protein codes for MDNIRLIIVIGYFAIIFGIGFYASRFVKSSTDFLLAGRKLGLLLTTATLAATHFGGGFVMGGGQDGYNFGLSGIYYAAGTGLGLIFLGLIAAKPLRKLSLFTITDYLEMRYNSKIVRVMGALLSLVAIVGIVAAQVGATRGALTILGVSPEAGAVVATILFIAYTAFAGMWGVTLTDSIQLIIIFIGLPVAAVLGMQQAGGWAAMQQTIAALPIEGGADAYFSFGGRGIPIMLGVITPVIMYDLIGQDFYQRLFSAKDENTARNGALLAGVLLLVFGIFPVMGGMAARAIFGEIPATASALPMLISEVLPVGLGAIVVAAILAAVMSTADSLLIAGTSHVTNDFYVKLINPEIADDTKKILAISRLWTVILGIAALFFALAMPGIISVLIFSYTMYASGVFVPVVLGILWKGGTEMGAITAIIAGSIAGLAGLQGWVSYGDVPNIAAAGAISLVVYVVVSLFTPKPEIPEELKA; via the coding sequence ATGGACAACATACGACTTATTATTGTAATTGGTTATTTTGCTATTATTTTCGGCATCGGTTTTTATGCTTCTCGTTTTGTTAAATCTTCCACCGACTTTTTGTTGGCAGGCAGAAAACTTGGACTCTTACTTACAACGGCAACACTGGCGGCCACACACTTCGGTGGCGGTTTTGTAATGGGCGGGGGGCAGGATGGCTACAATTTTGGCCTCTCCGGGATTTATTACGCAGCCGGTACCGGCCTGGGCCTAATCTTTTTGGGCCTCATTGCGGCCAAACCGCTCCGTAAACTTTCTTTATTTACCATTACAGATTACCTGGAGATGCGCTATAACAGTAAAATTGTCCGGGTGATGGGTGCACTTCTTTCCCTGGTGGCCATTGTGGGTATCGTGGCTGCTCAGGTTGGTGCCACCCGTGGTGCGTTAACTATTCTTGGCGTTTCTCCGGAAGCGGGCGCCGTGGTTGCCACCATTTTATTTATTGCTTACACCGCGTTTGCCGGTATGTGGGGGGTTACCCTTACCGACAGCATTCAGTTAATTATTATTTTTATCGGTCTTCCTGTAGCTGCGGTACTGGGGATGCAGCAAGCCGGCGGCTGGGCCGCAATGCAGCAAACCATTGCCGCTTTACCGATAGAGGGCGGTGCCGATGCGTACTTTAGTTTTGGTGGTCGGGGCATTCCCATTATGCTGGGCGTTATTACCCCGGTAATTATGTACGACCTGATTGGCCAGGACTTTTATCAGCGGCTTTTTTCCGCCAAGGATGAAAACACTGCGCGCAATGGTGCTTTACTGGCCGGCGTGCTGCTGTTGGTTTTCGGTATTTTCCCTGTTATGGGTGGTATGGCGGCACGGGCCATCTTTGGTGAAATACCGGCAACCGCTTCCGCATTGCCCATGCTGATTTCCGAAGTATTGCCGGTGGGCCTAGGCGCCATCGTGGTGGCGGCCATTCTGGCCGCAGTGATGTCTACCGCCGACTCCCTGTTGATTGCAGGCACATCCCACGTTACCAATGACTTCTACGTTAAGCTGATTAACCCCGAAATCGCCGACGATACCAAAAAGATTTTGGCCATTTCCCGCCTTTGGACTGTAATTCTTGGTATTGCCGCACTGTTTTTTGCTTTGGCCATGCCCGGTATCATCAGCGTCCTGATTTTCTCCTATACCATGTACGCTTCCGGTGTTTTTGTTCCGGTTGTATTGGGTATTCTGTGGAAAGGCGGCACCGAAATGGGTGCCATCACAGCCATTATTGCCGGCTCCATTGCCGGACTGGCCGGCCTTCAGGGCTGGGTCTCCTACGGTGACGTTCCCAATATCGCCGCTGCAGGGGCAATCTCGTTGGTGGTCTATGTAGTGGTCTCCCTTTTTACACCAAAACCGGAGATCCCGGAAGAACTAAAAGCATAG
- a CDS encoding coiled-coil domain-containing protein, which translates to MNTENFQEMVLEQLQTLTQLQHENKAELGVLKSDVSELRGDVGVLKSDVSELRGDVGVLKSDVNGLKGDVSTLQTGLNNLEKGQAYLQKQLDAVKQQLSRNTEMLYNVATKDDIKALNKRIDFTLDKIQKTEEEVYMLAHES; encoded by the coding sequence GTGAATACCGAAAACTTTCAGGAAATGGTATTGGAGCAACTGCAGACTCTAACCCAATTGCAGCATGAAAACAAAGCAGAATTAGGTGTACTAAAGTCCGACGTCAGCGAGCTAAGAGGCGATGTAGGCGTACTAAAGTCCGATGTCAGCGAGCTAAGAGGCGATGTAGGTGTACTAAAGTCCGACGTCAACGGTCTAAAGGGGGATGTAAGTACACTTCAGACCGGCCTCAACAACTTGGAAAAAGGACAGGCGTATTTGCAAAAACAGTTGGATGCGGTTAAACAACAGTTGTCACGTAACACAGAGATGCTGTACAATGTGGCCACCAAGGATGACATCAAAGCACTGAACAAGCGAATCGACTTTACTCTGGATAAGATACAAAAAACTGAAGAAGAAGTATATATGTTGGCCCATGAAAGTTAA
- a CDS encoding deoxyguanosinetriphosphate triphosphohydrolase, with protein sequence MLLRKEAEAWEEKLLCPGAARSNDAGRARPEAECDVRTAFQRDRDRIIHSKAFRRLKHKTQVFIAPEGDHYRTRLTHTLEVCQIARTVARALKLNEDLTEAIALGHDLGHTPFGHAGEDILDATHAGGFKHNEQSLRVVDVLERDKGLNLTEQVRDGILHHTGPFVPATLEGQLVKICDRVAYINHDIDDALRAGILNFSDMPVAEIRILGENSSVRINRMVKAMIENSWQKEAITIGEEMTEAMNSLRDFMFRCVYIGSNAKREEHRARHVIESVYNYLLAEPDFLPEDSKRRIESEGLPQTVCDYVAGMTDRYILARYHEFFLPKPWKSA encoded by the coding sequence ATGCTGCTGAGAAAAGAAGCGGAAGCCTGGGAAGAAAAGCTCCTGTGCCCCGGGGCGGCACGAAGTAATGATGCGGGTCGGGCCAGGCCGGAAGCTGAGTGTGATGTGCGTACAGCTTTTCAGCGTGACCGCGACAGAATAATTCATTCTAAAGCATTTCGGCGTTTGAAACATAAAACACAGGTTTTTATTGCTCCTGAAGGAGACCATTACAGAACCAGGTTAACTCATACTCTGGAAGTCTGTCAGATTGCCCGGACCGTTGCCCGAGCCCTTAAGCTAAATGAAGACCTGACGGAGGCCATTGCTTTAGGCCACGATCTGGGGCATACGCCTTTTGGCCACGCCGGTGAAGATATCCTCGATGCCACGCATGCCGGTGGCTTTAAGCACAATGAACAAAGCCTGCGTGTAGTAGATGTGTTGGAAAGGGATAAGGGGTTAAACCTTACAGAACAGGTTCGTGATGGAATTTTGCATCACACCGGTCCCTTTGTTCCGGCCACGCTGGAAGGACAGTTGGTAAAAATCTGTGACCGTGTTGCATATATTAATCATGACATTGATGATGCCCTGCGGGCCGGCATTTTAAACTTCAGCGATATGCCGGTGGCAGAAATCAGGATCTTAGGTGAGAACTCCTCTGTGCGTATTAACAGGATGGTCAAAGCAATGATAGAAAATTCCTGGCAAAAAGAAGCCATTACCATTGGTGAGGAAATGACTGAAGCCATGAACAGCCTGCGTGATTTTATGTTCCGCTGTGTTTATATTGGCTCCAATGCCAAGAGGGAGGAGCATCGTGCCCGGCATGTAATTGAATCAGTATATAACTACTTGCTTGCCGAACCTGACTTTTTGCCGGAAGATTCCAAGCGCCGTATAGAGTCGGAAGGATTGCCGCAAACTGTTTGCGATTATGTGGCAGGCATGACCGATCGCTACATTTTAGCACGATATCATGAGTTTTTTTTGCCAAAGCCCTGGAAAAGTGCTTAA
- a CDS encoding response regulator transcription factor — MSEGLILIVDDEEHIRELVRLYLEKEGFTVALAADGEEAVQKAKSTTPQLIILDLMLPKLDGWDVCREVRKFSEVPIIMLTAKGEEFDKVLGLELGADDYLTKPFSPRELVARVKAILRRATPEEQTDTEDVLTFPGLAINHSSREVHVDDREVTLTPKEFDLLWFLATHPGKVFTREQLLTAVWGYDYYGDLRTVDTHIKRLREKVERDGNTPHVKTIWGVGYKFEVQEK; from the coding sequence TTGAGTGAAGGTCTGATTCTAATCGTAGATGATGAAGAACATATTCGTGAGTTGGTGCGTCTGTACCTGGAAAAGGAAGGCTTTACCGTTGCCCTGGCTGCAGACGGAGAGGAAGCCGTGCAAAAAGCGAAATCAACCACTCCTCAGTTGATTATTCTTGATTTAATGCTTCCCAAGCTGGACGGTTGGGATGTTTGCCGTGAAGTGCGCAAGTTTTCCGAAGTGCCCATAATTATGCTAACTGCCAAAGGCGAAGAATTTGATAAGGTTCTGGGCCTGGAGCTGGGAGCAGACGATTATTTAACCAAGCCCTTTTCTCCCCGTGAGCTGGTAGCCAGAGTAAAAGCAATTCTGCGCAGAGCTACACCGGAGGAGCAGACTGACACCGAAGATGTGTTGACATTTCCGGGTTTGGCCATCAACCATTCTTCCCGGGAGGTCCATGTGGATGACCGGGAAGTTACGCTGACGCCAAAAGAATTTGATTTGTTGTGGTTTTTGGCCACACACCCCGGAAAAGTCTTTACCCGCGAGCAGTTGCTGACTGCGGTTTGGGGTTATGACTACTATGGTGACCTGCGTACAGTGGATACCCATATTAAGCGACTTAGGGAAAAGGTGGAGCGGGACGGCAACACCCCCCACGTTAAAACTATCTGGGGAGTTGGCTATAAGTTCGAGGTGCAGGAAAAATGA
- the dnaG gene encoding DNA primase, with product MEGNIPNEFVDEVRTRFDVVELISEYVQLKRSGRNYFGLCPFHGEKTPSFSVSQDKQIFHCFGCGEGGNVFSFLMKMEGIPFPEAVKELARRAGMQLPSTVSSVAAQRAEQKKSRLREAMAWADKYYRYWLQHQDGAKALHYLEKRGLTREIIESFGLGFAPNRWEAVKQFLRKKDFTERELLDAGLLSDNPKKTYDRFRNRITFPICSPRGETIAFGGRILDDGEPKYLNSPETPLFDKGKNLYAIHLAREAIRREKQAIIFEGYMDVIAAHQAGVTNAVASLGTSLTEAQARLLRSQAEEVVIVYDADAAGQAATWRGLQILKSAGCLVKVGRLPAGMDPDDYIRRHGGDAFRKDIIGEALLLVDYQMASLAQQYSLDKDEDRIRLFNKISEILASVDNAMEREDYVTKAAAMLKLPATAVREELNKKKQSASRPHSQTRKSSTIKPSLQRETAAQKAPMQIIALWGRFPSLIEESAGQLEEEDFPAELIPAFLEAQKEKASFSAARLLDSLQEEKHRQTLSRLLIHEEYDEKIAKKAIDDCIRLLKCVRIARQRKELEAQMASLDPVAAKGEINELSKKWLELRKLEETINHPREGGKGVG from the coding sequence ATGGAAGGGAATATCCCCAATGAGTTTGTTGATGAAGTCAGAACCCGCTTTGATGTGGTGGAACTGATTTCTGAATATGTTCAGCTAAAAAGGTCGGGCCGTAACTATTTTGGACTTTGCCCGTTCCATGGCGAAAAAACTCCTTCCTTCAGTGTATCACAGGACAAACAAATTTTTCACTGCTTTGGCTGCGGCGAAGGAGGCAATGTATTTTCCTTTCTGATGAAAATGGAAGGGATTCCCTTTCCCGAAGCAGTGAAAGAACTGGCCCGGCGTGCCGGCATGCAGTTGCCCAGCACGGTAAGTTCAGTGGCAGCACAGCGGGCCGAGCAGAAAAAAAGTCGATTACGCGAAGCCATGGCCTGGGCGGATAAATACTATCGTTACTGGTTGCAGCATCAGGATGGCGCAAAAGCACTGCACTATCTGGAGAAGCGCGGCCTGACCCGGGAGATTATAGAAAGTTTTGGTTTGGGCTTTGCCCCTAACCGCTGGGAAGCGGTTAAGCAATTTTTGAGAAAAAAAGACTTTACTGAACGCGAGCTGCTGGATGCAGGACTGTTAAGTGACAATCCTAAAAAAACTTATGACCGCTTTAGAAATCGCATTACTTTTCCCATTTGCAGCCCACGGGGTGAAACAATCGCTTTTGGCGGCCGGATCCTTGATGATGGTGAGCCTAAGTATCTCAACTCCCCGGAAACGCCATTATTTGATAAAGGCAAAAATCTTTACGCCATCCACCTGGCACGCGAAGCGATTCGTCGTGAAAAGCAGGCAATAATATTTGAAGGATATATGGATGTCATTGCAGCGCATCAGGCAGGAGTGACCAATGCTGTGGCTTCCCTGGGCACATCTTTGACAGAAGCCCAGGCCAGGCTGTTGCGCAGCCAGGCTGAGGAAGTGGTTATTGTTTATGATGCTGATGCCGCCGGCCAGGCTGCCACGTGGCGCGGACTGCAAATTCTTAAATCAGCAGGCTGTCTGGTGAAAGTTGGCCGCTTACCTGCCGGGATGGATCCCGATGATTATATCCGCCGCCATGGTGGGGATGCCTTTCGCAAAGATATTATCGGAGAGGCACTGCTTCTTGTAGACTACCAGATGGCCAGTTTGGCCCAGCAGTATTCTTTGGACAAAGATGAAGACAGAATTCGCCTGTTCAATAAAATCAGTGAAATTTTGGCTTCTGTGGATAATGCCATGGAACGGGAAGACTATGTAACAAAGGCTGCAGCCATGCTTAAGCTTCCTGCCACTGCAGTTCGCGAAGAGTTAAACAAAAAGAAACAGTCAGCCTCCAGGCCACACAGTCAGACCCGCAAATCCTCAACTATTAAACCTTCTTTGCAAAGAGAAACCGCGGCCCAAAAGGCGCCCATGCAAATCATTGCTTTGTGGGGCCGGTTCCCCTCACTGATTGAAGAATCTGCCGGACAACTGGAAGAAGAAGATTTTCCGGCCGAACTTATACCCGCCTTTTTAGAAGCACAGAAAGAAAAAGCAAGTTTTTCGGCAGCACGGCTGCTTGATTCCCTGCAAGAGGAAAAACACCGGCAAACTCTTAGCCGTTTGTTAATACATGAAGAATATGACGAAAAAATCGCTAAAAAAGCGATCGACGATTGTATCAGACTTTTGAAATGTGTCCGTATCGCCCGCCAACGCAAGGAACTGGAAGCGCAAATGGCGAGTTTGGACCCCGTCGCTGCGAAAGGGGAAATAAACGAGTTGTCAAAAAAATGGTTGGAACTACGCAAGCTGGAAGAAACAATTAATCATCCCAGGGAAGGAGGGAAAGGTGTTGGCTAA
- the rpoD gene encoding RNA polymerase sigma factor RpoD — MAKGLEKAEQLKLIQDELVQRGKKRGLLTYKEIIEPLQEMDLSAEEIDEFYDHLSRLGVDVVDDVAELETLDVDEETIKEEEDTPEEEIDLTVPEGIGVNDPVRMYLKEIGKIPLLSSDEEIALAKRMEAGDEEAKRRLAEANLRLVVSIAKKYVGRGMLFLDLIQEGNLGLIKAVEKFDYRKGYKFSTYATWWIRQAITRAIADQARTIRIPVHMVETINKLIRVSRQLVQELGREPAPDEIAHVMNISEERVREILKIAQEPVSLETPIGEEDDSHLGDFIEDQDVQAPAEAAAFELLKEQLDDVLETLTPREKKVLTLRFGLEDGRSRTLEEVGQVFGVTRERIRQIEAKALRKLRHPMRSKRLKDYLE, encoded by the coding sequence TTGGCTAAAGGTTTGGAAAAAGCAGAGCAGCTCAAATTGATTCAGGATGAACTCGTACAGCGCGGTAAAAAACGCGGCCTGCTCACATATAAAGAAATCATTGAGCCGCTGCAGGAAATGGATTTATCTGCCGAAGAAATTGATGAGTTTTACGATCACCTCTCCCGCCTCGGTGTGGACGTTGTGGATGACGTGGCCGAACTGGAAACGCTGGATGTGGATGAAGAAACCATCAAGGAAGAAGAAGATACACCCGAAGAAGAAATCGATTTGACCGTACCTGAGGGCATTGGCGTTAACGATCCCGTCCGCATGTATCTCAAGGAAATCGGTAAAATCCCCCTGCTTAGCTCCGATGAAGAAATAGCGCTGGCTAAGCGAATGGAAGCAGGGGATGAAGAAGCAAAGCGCCGCCTGGCCGAAGCTAACCTTCGCCTGGTCGTTAGTATTGCCAAAAAATATGTGGGCCGCGGTATGCTGTTTTTGGACTTAATCCAGGAAGGTAACCTGGGCCTGATTAAAGCGGTAGAGAAGTTTGACTACCGTAAAGGTTATAAATTCAGTACCTATGCCACCTGGTGGATTCGGCAGGCCATAACCCGCGCCATCGCAGACCAGGCGCGGACCATCCGCATTCCCGTTCATATGGTGGAAACCATCAATAAACTTATCCGCGTTTCCCGGCAATTGGTGCAGGAGTTGGGCCGCGAGCCTGCTCCCGATGAAATAGCCCATGTTATGAATATCTCTGAGGAGCGCGTCCGGGAGATTTTAAAAATTGCTCAGGAGCCGGTTTCCCTGGAAACGCCTATTGGTGAGGAAGACGATTCCCATTTGGGCGACTTTATTGAAGATCAGGATGTGCAGGCTCCCGCCGAAGCAGCAGCCTTTGAACTTTTAAAAGAACAGCTGGATGATGTTTTGGAGACTCTTACACCACGGGAGAAAAAAGTGCTGACCCTGCGGTTCGGGCTGGAAGACGGCCGCTCCCGTACCCTTGAAGAAGTAGGCCAGGTATTTGGCGTAACCCGGGAACGTATCCGGCAGATTGAAGCCAAAGCTTTACGCAAATTGCGTCATCCCATGCGCAGTAAGCGCCTGAAAGATTACCTGGAATAA
- a CDS encoding YhdT family protein — protein MTEKINTDDANFVEDPRYKQCNREALLGLGLGIANFIWWFAWGYGFGSQPVEGYTYILGFPLWFFMSSIVGAILFTVLAIIMVRKYFRDMPLGPLEEDDLKELQEGGREHG, from the coding sequence ATGACAGAAAAAATTAATACCGATGACGCTAATTTTGTGGAAGACCCCCGCTATAAACAGTGCAACAGGGAAGCATTGCTGGGCCTTGGCCTGGGGATTGCCAACTTTATCTGGTGGTTTGCCTGGGGCTATGGCTTTGGCTCTCAACCGGTGGAGGGATATACTTATATTTTAGGATTTCCCCTCTGGTTTTTCATGAGCTCAATTGTAGGGGCCATTTTGTTTACCGTTCTGGCCATAATTATGGTAAGAAAATACTTCCGGGACATGCCTCTTGGCCCTCTCGAAGAAGACGATCTAAAGGAGTTGCAGGAGGGGGGAAGAGAGCATGGCTGA